One segment of Ziziphus jujuba cultivar Dongzao chromosome 12, ASM3175591v1 DNA contains the following:
- the LOC125418720 gene encoding putative disease resistance protein At3g14460, with product MAVELVGGAFLSSMFQAAFDRLVSSEVVDYLRGNNISDDLIHELKIVILAVNAVLDDAQRKQITNIHVKNWLDELETISYEADDLLDEIATDARQSDLEASGSRKSKKCKLSNFILSFFFRRSYNQDMKKKMEDILRRFKVSEEKITTLRLINKTLGETPSPRQPTTSLIEKSEVFGRDGDKEEIVNLLLADGGSNKVSVIPITGMGGIGKTTLAQLAYNDHAVEKHFNLKSWVYVSEKFDSIEVTKTVLCAVTESNSDSYDDRNLDVLQNKLKEGLTGKKFLIVLDDVWNEYYIGWHGMRTLLQFGAHGSKIIVTARNKDVADIMGTTTHFQLEHLKDEDCWQIFQKHAFDKIRDSSSVSQVLEKIGREIVKKCKGLPLAAKTLGGLLRSKEDVSEWERVLKSEIWDFSHEKSKILPALLLSYNFLPSHLKPCFAFCSTFPKDYEFRKNELVLLWMAENLLPQASINKRVEDVGNEYFNELVSRSFFQRTSIGEESRFVMHDLVHDVARFVSRGYCFSFESGNSDGNMINVRHLAVASDVSLDRYGAISKASHLRSFLSTYRYSVQTLSNQVVNNVILKFRRLRILSLRWCQNLEQLSDSIGELKHLRFLDLSWTSIKRLPNSVSRLYNLQTLKLSGCAKLIELPEDMYHLINLRHLDITYCRNLKEMPRQIGDLKSLQTLSTFIVGEDNGAKIEELRGLSDLHGELHLQNLQNVASATDASEARLMDKNYLQWVHLFWNVNATDDTAQRAHANVMIHHREVLEKLLPHTNLERLSIYGYGGTSFPYWLGDHSFCNIVSIKLKNCRCCNSLPPLGQLPSLKTLEIEGLSGVVTVGAEFKGNIGGSSITKPFASLEFLSFRGMSAWKEWSSIGVEDGEVFTKLKKLHINQCKKLRFVDWPDSLPCLTELEIEDYGSELALESSLPRTPALDKLRLGVCEKLRLEELPQTVESIHIGGNNGLESLIEAFNKGQTSFLKKLHIRNCRLAITLIPECLPATLTELEIIDCKKLEFPMQCSLKNSSIRRVQIWRSCDSLRFFPLDFAPNLISLSIWNCENLESLGVSSDGDGMLTSLSEIYIGGCPNFVSFPKGGLRAPNLTTLRVEDCKKLKKLPEQMRNLLPFLNILGINNCPKLESLPEGGLPSNLDTLEVWNCPKLIAQRMKWNLHAHQALKKFTIGGECEGGGVELFPEEGLLPSTLSSLCIGNFPHLKRLDIKGIQQFTSLEGLQIYGCPQLEKLPQQGLPTSLKVLEIAKCPLLERCQREDWNTISHIPYITIDDRRIRQLSASHSAHDS from the coding sequence CTGTTAATGCAGTGCTTGATGATGCACAGCGGAAGCAAATCACCAACATACATGTCAAGAACTGGCTGGACGAGCTAGAAACTATTTCCTATGAGGCAGACGATCTCCTGGATGAGATTGCTACTGACGCTCGGCAATCCGACTTGGAAGCTTCTGGTTCGAGAAAGTCTAAAAAATGTAAGTTATCCAACTTCATTCTTAGTTTCTTTTTTCGCAGATCATATAATcaagatatgaaaaaaaagatgGAGGATATTCTTAGAAGGTTTAAAGTTTCTGAAGAAAAAATAACAACCCTTCGTCTCATTAATAAGACTCTTGGCGAGACACCATCACCAAGACAACCGACCACATCATTGATTGAAAAATCTGAGGTCTTTGGTAGAGATGGGGATAAGGAGGAAATAGTCAATTTGTTGCTTGCAGATGGGGGCAGCAATAAGGTGTCTGTGATTCCAATAACAGGCATGGGTGGCATTGGCAAAACCACCCTTGCTCAATTAGCATACAATGATCACGCAGTTGAGAAGCACTTTAACCTCAAATCATGGGTTTATGTTTCTGAGAAGTTTGATAGTATTGAGGTAACAAAAACAGTCCTCTGTGCAGTAACCGAGTCTAATTCTGATTCTTATGATGACAGAAACCTAGATGTGCTTCAAAATAAGTTGAAAGAGGGGCTAACGGGGAAAAAATTCTTAATTGTTTTAGATGATGTGTGGAACGAGTATTATATTGGTTGGCATGGCATGAGAACGCTTTTGCAATTTGGGGCTCATGGAAGTAAGATCATTGTAACAGCACGCAATAAAGATGTTGCAGACATCATGGGCACTACAACTCATTTTCAGCTTGAGCACCTGAAAGATGAAGATTGCTGgcaaatttttcaaaagcatgCATTCGACAAAATTAGAGATTCTTCTAGTGTAAGTCAAGTCCTAGAGAAAATTGGTAGAGAAATTGTCAAGAAATGCAAGGGCTTACCTCTAGCTGCAAAAACACTTGGAGGTCTCTTGCGTTCGAAAGAAGATGTTAGCGAATGGGAAAGAGTATTAAAGAGTGAGATTTGGGATTTCTCACATGAAAAGAGCAAAATTCTACCAGCTTTGTTGCTAAGTTACAACTTCCTTCCGTCACATTTAAAGCCATGTTTCGCTTTTTGTTCAACATTCCCAAAGGACTATGAATTCCGGAAGAATGAACTCGTTTTATTGTGGATGGCAGAAAACCTTTTGCCGCAAGCAAGCATAAATAAAAGAGTGGAAGATGTAGggaatgaatattttaatgagTTAGTGTCTAGGTCATTTTTTCAAAGAACAAGTATTGGAGAAGAATCTAGGTTTGTCATGCATGATCTTGTTCATGATGTGGCCAGATTTGTATCAAGGGGATATTGTTTTTCATTCGAAAGTGGCAACTCAGATGGAAATATGATAAACGTACGTCATCTAGCTGTTGCATCAGATGTTTCCTTAGACAGATATGGTGCTATTTCTAAAGCAAGTCATTTGCGCTCCTTTTTATCGACGTATCGATATTCAGTCCAGACCTTATCTAATCAAGTGGTGAATAATGTAATTTTGAAGTTTAGGCGTTTGAGAATATTGTCGTTGCGTTGGTGTCAAAATTTGGAGCAATTAAGTGATTCAATTGGTGAGCTTAAGCATCTTCGTTTCCTTGACCTCTCTTGGACTTCAATCAAAAGATTGCCAAACTCTGTGAGTAGGTTGTACAATTTACAAACATTAAAGTTATCAGGGTGCGCTAAACTCATTGAGTTGCCTGAAGATATGTACCATCTCATCAACTTACGACACCTTGACATCACTTACTGTCGTAATTTAAAAGAGATGCCGAGACAAATAGGTGATTTAAAAAGCCTACAAACATTGAGTACTTTCATCGTGGGAGAAGATAATGGGGCGAAAATAGAAGAGTTGAGGGGGCTTTCAGATCTGCATGGAGAACTTCATCTTCAGAATTTACAGAATGTTGCAAGTGCCACGGATGCATCGGAAGCTAGGCTGATGGACAAGAATTATCTTCAATGGGTGCATTTGTTTTGGAATGTCAATGCAACTGATGATACAGCACAGAGAGCCCATGCAAACGTTATGATACATCACAGAGAAGTACTTGAAAAGCTATTGCCTCACACGAACTTGGAAAGGCTTTCCATTTATGGATATGGAGGTACTTCATTTCCCTATTGGTTAGGGGATCATTCATTCTGTAACATAGTTtctataaaacttaaaaattgtagATGTTGCAACAGTTTGCCACCGCTAGGACAGCTACCCTCCCTCAAAACTCTGGAAATTGAGGGACTTAGTGGAGTGGTGACTGTTGGTGCTGAGTTTAAAGGGAATATTGGTGGTTCTTCCATAACAAAGCCATTTGCATCACTCGAATTCTTAAGTTTCAGAGGCATGTCAGCCTGGAAAGAGTGGTCTTCAATTGGAGTTGAAGATGGTGAGGTTTTTACTAAGCTCAAAAAACTCCATATAAATCAATGTAAAAAGCTACGTTTTGTTGATTGGCCAGACAGCCTTCCATGTTTAACAGAGCTTGAAATTGAAGATTATGGAAGTGAGTTGGCTCTTGAATCGTCACTCCCAAGGACTCCGGCTCTTGATAAATTGAGGTTAGGCGTGTGTGAAAAACTACGACTAGAGGAACTGCCACAGACAGTGGAATCAATTCATATCGGAGGAAATAATGGTTTAGAGTCACTAATTGAGGCATTTAACAAAGGCCAAACCTCTTTTCTTAAGAAATTGCATATTCGAAATTGTCGTTTAGCAATTACACTCATTCCTGAATGCCTGCCCGCTACCTTGACAGAACTAGAAATCATTGATTGTAAGAAATTAGAATTCCCAATGCAATGCTCACTCAAGAACTCATCCATTCGAAGAGTTCAAATCTGGCGTTCTTGTGATTCACTTAGATTCTTCCCTCTGGATTTCGCTCCCAACCTCATCAGCCTCAGCATTTGGAATTGTGAAAATCTCGAATCTCTAGGAGTCTCCTCAGATGGGGATGGGATGCTAACATCTCTATCTGAGATTTATATTGGTGGTTGCCCCAACTTTGTATCTTTCCCTAAAGGCGGATTGCGTGCCCCCAACCTGACTACACTTAGAGTTGAAGATTGCAAGAAATTAAAGAAGCTACCTGAGCAAATGAGGAACCTCCTCCCATTTTTGAACATCTTGGGGATCAATAATTGTCCAAAGTTGGAGTCATTACCTGAAGGCGGTCTACCCTCTAATCTGGATACACTTGAGGTTTGGAACTGTCCGAAACTCATAGCACAGCGAATGAAGTGGAATTTGCATGCACACCAAGCTCTTAAGAAATTTACAATTGGTGGTGAATGTGAAGGAGGAGGTGTGGAATTGTTTCCGGAGGAGGGTTTGCTGCCCTCCACTCTTTCCTCTCTCTGTATCGGAAATTTTCCGCATCTTAAAAGGCTGGACATAAAGGGAATTCAACAATTCACGTCTCTCGAAGGTCTACAGATCTATGGGTGCCCTCAGTTGGAAAAGCTGCCACAACAAGGTTTGCCTACCTCTcttaaagttttagaaattgCTAAATGTCCACTCCTCGAACGGTGCCAAAGGGAAGACTGGAACACCATTTCTCACATCCCCTACATTACGATCGATGATCGGCGCATTCGGCAGTTATCAGCATCACACTCCGCGCATGACTCGTAG